In Deinococcus irradiatisoli, the genomic stretch CTGCACTCCGTTGGTGCGGGCCAGCCGCACCAGTTCGCCGGAAATCGCCGCGCCGTACACCACCCGCGTCCAGTTGCGAATCGCCACCGGCTGCTTGTCGCCGTCCGGCTGGGTGGGCAGGCGCATCATGCCCAGAATGAAGTCGGTCACGTCGGGGTGGGTGCTGGCCATGTACACCCAGCCGCGCACGCCCGCGTCGGGCCGCGAGGACTCGGCGCGGGCGGCGTACACGTCGAGGTTCACGCCGTTGCCGCCGCCGACCTTGGTGACCAGCGCCAGTTTCTTGGCGACTTCCATGACGCCTTCGAAGCTGCTGGCGGGGAACTCGGTGGCGCCCTGCACGAAGCAGTTGAGGACGTTGCCGTGCTGCGTGCCGGCGCCGGCCAGCACCCGCCCGCCGGGGCAGAACTTCTTCTGGGCCATCAGGTCGTAGTAGCGCTGCGCCCACTGCTCACGCGCTTCCGGCGCCTCGGCGGCGGCCACCCAGCGGGCGATGCGCTCGAACATGCCGCCGAGGTCGCCGTCGCTCGGCTGCAAATACTGGCGCTTGGCGATGTGCTGGGCGTTGTCATCGAAGTTCGTCAGGGTGGGGCGCGCGAGGGTGGTCATGCAAACTCCTGGGGCAGTGGTGGGGAAGAGGGAGGCGGCAAAAGACGACACCACCCGGTCGAAGGTGGCGTAGCGGTAGACTGCGCGCTCAGCGTGGGCGCGTTCCGAGGTGGCTCAACTTTACCACCGCGCTGCTCAACCTACAACGGCTTGTATCTCGACCCGAGTTGATGTACAAGATGCAGCCGTTCCAAACTGGATTTGCTCGCCCTCGAGGTCTTGCCCTTCGTTAGGGTGGGCCATGATTTCAAGCCTCACTAATCCTTCGGTAACATTGCGTGCCAGCGCACAGAAAAGCCAGTTCCTAAGCATCCGCTCTGGACTGGCTCAGGGTCATTTGAATATCTGGGCGGGTTTTCTCAGCTGGGCCGCAAGCTCAGCGACCAGACTGACCACAGTCAGCGGCTTACATCACCGCGAGCCCCTCAAGGAGAAACACATGACCCTGAACACCGATCAAGTCAACGACAAACTGCAGCACATCCTGGGTACCCTGCGCGACGGCGAAAAAGGCTTTGCCGAGGCCGCCGAGCACGCCAAGGACGCCAGCCTCCAGAGCCTGTTCCAGGGCCGCAGCACCCAGCGCGCCGAGATGGCCCGCGCCGTGGAAGCCAAACTCACCGAGGGCGGCGAGCATGCCCGCAAGGAAGGCAGCGTCGGCGCCGCACTGCACCGCACCTGGATCAACGTGCGTGACGCGGTTACCGGGCGCGACGACGCCAGCGTCGTGGCCGAAGTCGAGCGCGGCGAGGACACCGCCGTCAAGAACTACCAGGACGTGCTCGGTGACGCCAACCTGCCCGCCGACGTGCGCTCGATGATCGAGGGCCAGTTCGCGCAGGTCAAGGCCAGCCACGACGAGATCAGCACCCTCAAGCACCAGTGGGAAGCCAAGAAGAGCTGAGCACCCGACACAAAGCGCCGCGCTCCTCAAAAGTGGGAGCGCGGCGCTTCTTTTGGCCCGGCTTTTAGATCACGAACTCGCCGGCCCGCATCACGGCCTCACGCTGCCCGTCTTGGGTCAGGCCGTCCACGTCCATCTCGGCGCTGCCGATCATCCAGTCAACGTGCAGCAGTGAATCGTTGCCTCCCTTCGCGGCGAACGTCTCGCTACTCTCCACGCCGCCTTCGATGTTGAAGCGGTAGGCGCTGCCGATGGCGATGTGCGAGGCGGCGTTCTCGTCGTAGAGGGTGTTATAGAAAAACAGCCCGCTCTGGCTGATCGGCGAGGAGTGCGGCACCAGCGCCACTTCGCCCAGGCGGTGGCTGCCTTCGTCGGTGGCGATGAGTTCTCGCAGCACGTCCTGGCCGCTCTCGGCGCTGGCCTCCACCACCCGGCCGCCCTCGAAGCGAATCCGGATGCCGGAAATCAGCACGCCGTTGTAGCTCAGGGGCTTGGTGCTGACCACCGTGCCCTCGACCCGCTCGCGGTGCGGCGCGGTCCAGACTTCCTCGGTGGGAATGTTGGCGGTGAACTCGATGCCGCTGGGCGTCAGGCTGGTGCCGCCGCCCCAGATGTGGTCCTCGGCCAGGCCCACCGTGAGGTCAGTGCCGCCGCCTTTGAAGTGCAGGGCGTGGTACTGCTTGTCGGTGAGGATCTTCTTGCGGGCGTGCAGCTTGTCCAGGTGCTCCTGCCACGCCGCGATGGGGTCGGGCTGATCGGCGCGGGCGGCCTTGAAAATGGCTTCCCAGTACTGCTTCACCGCCTGCTCCACCGGCACGTCAGGGAAAATCAGCCGAGCACTGCCGGGTAGCGGCGCGGTGATCAGGTTCCAGTTGAGCTGGTTGGTCATGACCTGCAGGCTGTAGGGCTTGCGGTAGGTCGCCAGCGCCCGCTGGTGCTGGGCCAGCTTCTGCGGATCGGCGGCGGCGTGCAGGCCGGGATCGGTGGCCCGGATGGCGATCACCGCGCCTGCGTCGTTGGCCACTTCGAGTTCGGCGTCCACCCGCCAGCGGCTGATCGTCTCGAAACTTCCCTCCGGCGCCAGCTCGAAGCGGGCTTTTTGCACGTCGTCGTCGTCCCAGCGCACGTCGGCAAAGCTGGCCCCAGCTTCGTAGGCGCTGCGGACCACGGCGCGGGCCAGCGGCGCGGCCTCGACCGGCGCTTGCACCAGCACCCGCTGGCCGGCCCGGAGGCCCAGCCCCACCCGCACGGCGAGGTCGGCGTAATGTTGCAGCTTCTGTTCGAACGTCAGCTCGGTGTCGCTTGAAGTCATGTCCGGCAGGATACGCCGCCGGACCCGGCCGGAGGGCCGCTGCTGGCGTTAAGGTTGCGTTCAGGCGCGCCCCTGCCGTTGGCCCCAGCGCCAAACGTTCTCTGCCTCGCTTGACCTGCCGCCGAATCTCGGTTACACTGCCCGACGCTGGTTTGTCGAGGCGTAGCGCAGCTTGGTAGCGCACTACCTTGGGGTGGTAGGGGTCGCAAGTTCAAATCTTGTCGCCTCGACCAGCAACAAAAAGCTCCCGTTCTGGGAGCTTTTTTTGTTCTTTGTGCCGGGTGGGCCCCAGGCGCGGCTCAGGCGGAGTGAACGCCCTCCAGCACCTTCCAGGCTTCCAGAAAGAAATCGGGGCCGCCGAAGTTGCCGGATTTCAGCGCCAGATACAGCGGCTCGCCTTCCCGCTCGGCCAGCGTCCAGGGCACGCCCGGCGCGATTTCGGGGCCGATGTGCAGCAGCTGCACCTCCAGGGCTTGCAGCGCCGCCGCAGAGGTCTCTCCACCCGCCACGATGAGCTGCCGGACGCCGCCGGCGACGAGCTGCCCGGCTAGGACGGCCAGGGCCCGCTCCAGTAAGGCGCCAGCCTGGGCCGCGCCCAGGCGGGCCTGAGCCTGCTGCACTTCCTCTGGCGTGCCGCTGCCGTAGATCAGGAAGGGAGCGTCCGGGGGCTGCTGACCAGCCCAATGGAGGGCCGAGCTGATCTGCGCCTCGAAGTCGTCGGCCAGGTTCAGGACATCGAGCTTCAGGGAAGGCATGAGCGCCCGCGCTCGCCCGATCTGTTCCAGGGTCGCGGCCGAAGCGCTGCCGGAGAGGATCGCCCGCCGCCCGGCAGGTGCCGGAAGCGCCCGAGCCGACGCGGAAGAACCGTTCGGCCGCAGCCCGACCGCCAGGCCCGAGGCGCCGGTGATCAGCGGCAGGGCCTGGGTGGCTTCGGCCAGCGTCCGAAGGTCCGTTTCCGTCAGCGCGTCGGTGACGATCAGGCGCCGGCCCTGGCGGGCAAGGTGGTCCAGCGCCTGCGGCGCGGCCTCGGCACCGCGCCGCACCTCGGCGTACGGCAGCAGGCCCACTGGCAGCTGGGTCTGGGCGCCCAAAAGCCGCAGCAGGTTGGCGTCGGTCATGGGGGTCAGCGGGTGGTGGCGCATCGGGCTGTCACTTAGCAGCGCGCCGTGAACGAACAGGTGGCCCTGGTAAACCGTGCGCCCTGTGGCCGGGAAGGCCGGACAGATGATGGTCCAGTCGGCGTTCAGGGCGTCCAGCAGCGCTTCGGTGACTGGGCCGATGTTGCCGGACGGCGTGGAATCGAAGGTGGAGCAGTACTTGAAGTAAAACCGCTGGCACCCTTGCTGCTGCAGCCAATGCAACGCGGCCAGCGACTGCGCCACCGCTTCACCGGCGGGCAGGGTGCGTGACTTGAGCGCCACCACCAGGGCGTCGGCGCCGCCGGGTGCGGCCACACCCTCGGGCGGCACCCCCAGCAACTGCGCCACCTGAAAGCCCTGCTGCGTCAGGGTGTTGGCGAGGTCGCTGGCGCCGGTAAAATCGTCGGCGATGCAGCCGTAACGCACTGTCCGCTCAGCCCTTGACGCCGCTGCCGATGGCCGAGCCTTCCACGAAATACTTCTGGAACACGAAAAACAAGATCACGATCGGCAGCATCACCATCAGGGCCGCCGCCATCAGGTACTGCCACTGCACCACCGTGGCGGTGCGGAAAAACTGCAGCCCGATCTGCACGGTGTAGAGCCGCTCGTCGTTGAGGTAGAGCAGCGGGCCGACGTAGGCGTCCCAGGCGCCCTCGAAGGTGAAGATGGCGACGGTGGCGAGCGCCGGCTTGGACAGCGGCATGATCACCCGCCACCAGATCCACAGGTCGCCGGCGCCGTCGACCCGCGCCGCTTCGGAAAACTCCGCGGGAATGCCCATGAAGAACTGGCGCAGCAGGAACGTGAAGAACGCCCCGGCGAAAAAGCTCGGCACCACCAGCGGGAGGTAGGTGCCGACCCAGTGCAGCTTGGAAAAGAGGATGTACTGCGGAATGAGCGTCACCATGCCGGGAATCATCATGGTGGAGAGCAGCACGCCGAAGAGCAGGTCACGCCCCGGGAAACGCAGCTTGGCAAAGCCGTAGGCCGCCAGTGCCGAGGACATCACCGTGCCGAACACCACCGCCGCGGCGTAGAGCGTG encodes the following:
- a CDS encoding PA2169 family four-helix-bundle protein, which encodes MTLNTDQVNDKLQHILGTLRDGEKGFAEAAEHAKDASLQSLFQGRSTQRAEMARAVEAKLTEGGEHARKEGSVGAALHRTWINVRDAVTGRDDASVVAEVERGEDTAVKNYQDVLGDANLPADVRSMIEGQFAQVKASHDEISTLKHQWEAKKS
- a CDS encoding aminopeptidase, translated to MTSSDTELTFEQKLQHYADLAVRVGLGLRAGQRVLVQAPVEAAPLARAVVRSAYEAGASFADVRWDDDDVQKARFELAPEGSFETISRWRVDAELEVANDAGAVIAIRATDPGLHAAADPQKLAQHQRALATYRKPYSLQVMTNQLNWNLITAPLPGSARLIFPDVPVEQAVKQYWEAIFKAARADQPDPIAAWQEHLDKLHARKKILTDKQYHALHFKGGGTDLTVGLAEDHIWGGGTSLTPSGIEFTANIPTEEVWTAPHRERVEGTVVSTKPLSYNGVLISGIRIRFEGGRVVEASAESGQDVLRELIATDEGSHRLGEVALVPHSSPISQSGLFFYNTLYDENAASHIAIGSAYRFNIEGGVESSETFAAKGGNDSLLHVDWMIGSAEMDVDGLTQDGQREAVMRAGEFVI
- the otnK gene encoding 3-oxo-tetronate kinase, coding for MRYGCIADDFTGASDLANTLTQQGFQVAQLLGVPPEGVAAPGGADALVVALKSRTLPAGEAVAQSLAALHWLQQQGCQRFYFKYCSTFDSTPSGNIGPVTEALLDALNADWTIICPAFPATGRTVYQGHLFVHGALLSDSPMRHHPLTPMTDANLLRLLGAQTQLPVGLLPYAEVRRGAEAAPQALDHLARQGRRLIVTDALTETDLRTLAEATQALPLITGASGLAVGLRPNGSSASARALPAPAGRRAILSGSASAATLEQIGRARALMPSLKLDVLNLADDFEAQISSALHWAGQQPPDAPFLIYGSGTPEEVQQAQARLGAAQAGALLERALAVLAGQLVAGGVRQLIVAGGETSAAALQALEVQLLHIGPEIAPGVPWTLAEREGEPLYLALKSGNFGGPDFFLEAWKVLEGVHSA
- a CDS encoding carbohydrate ABC transporter permease; protein product: MTVEQLSTPPANVLTAAPTPKRRSPARIFWTVVAFLMLCALSAAILFPAAWMLSTSLKVDTQVYANPPVWLPNPLRWANFAEAWKLAPFTRYFFNTTLYAAAVVFGTVMSSALAAYGFAKLRFPGRDLLFGVLLSTMMIPGMVTLIPQYILFSKLHWVGTYLPLVVPSFFAGAFFTFLLRQFFMGIPAEFSEAARVDGAGDLWIWWRVIMPLSKPALATVAIFTFEGAWDAYVGPLLYLNDERLYTVQIGLQFFRTATVVQWQYLMAAALMVMLPIVILFFVFQKYFVEGSAIGSGVKG